The proteins below come from a single Megalops cyprinoides isolate fMegCyp1 chromosome 5, fMegCyp1.pri, whole genome shotgun sequence genomic window:
- the LOC118778394 gene encoding heparan sulfate glucosamine 3-O-sulfotransferase 1-like, which yields MLWTLFLALLLLLLLQAQLSVCLRELRSATPRPASAASSPAAVTPSPADGNATQRLPGAIIIGARKGGTRALLEMLNLHPDVVAAKNEVHFFNLEEHYRRGLGWYRAQMPLSLPGQLTVEKTPGYFASPQAPGRVRAMDQGVRLLLIVRDPAERLVSDYTQVLHNRRQRHKPYPPLEELLLPQGRVDASYKALQRSLYHLHFSRWLAHFPLAQIHVVDGDALIRDPFPELRRVERFLELPPRIAPSNFYFNTTKGFYCLLSAGHDRCLDESKGRPHAPLSPTARRMLCRFLHEPNRRFFSMAGRTFAWC from the coding sequence ATGCTGTGGACGTTGTTCCTagccctcctgctgctgctgctgctgcaggcccagctgtctgtgtgtctgagggagCTGCGCTCCGCCACCCCACGTCCCGCCAGCGCTGCCTCGAGTCCCGCGGCCGTCACCCCGAGTCCGGCGGACGGCAACGCCACGCAGCGGCTGCCCGGTGCCATCATCATCGGGGCGCGTAAGGGTGGCACACGTGCCCTGCTGGAGATGCTCAACCTGCACCCGGACGTGGTGGCGGCCAAAAACGAGGTGCACTTCTTCAACCTGGAGGAGCACTACCGCCGTGGCCTGGGCTGGTACCGCGCCCAGATGCCCCTCTCCCTGCCGGGGCAGCTGACGGTGGAAAAGACCCCAGGGTACTTCGCGTCCCCGCAGGCGCCCGGGCGGGTGCGGGCGATGGACCAGGGCGTACGGCTCCTGCTGATCGTTCGGGACCCGGCGGAGCGGCTGGTGTCCGACTACACCCAAGTGCTGCACAACCGGAGGCAGCGGCACAAGCCCTACCCACcactggaggagctgctgctgccgcaGGGCCGTGTCGACGCCAGCTACAAGGCCCTCCAGCGCAGCCTGTACCACCTGCACTTCAGCCGCTGGCTGGCCCACTTCCCCCTGGCCCAGATCCACGTGGTGGACGGGGACGCCCTGATCCGGGACCCCTTCCCCGAGCTGCGGAGGGTGGAGCGCTTCCTGGAGCTGCCGCCCCGCATCGCCCCCTCCAACTTCTACTTCAACACCACCAAGGGCTTCTACTGCCTGCTCTCCGCCGGTCACGACCGGTGCCTGGACGAGTCCAAGGGCCGCCCACACGCCCCGCTGAGCCCCACCGCCCGCCGAATGCTCTGCCGCTTCCTTCACGAGCCCAACCGACGCTTCTTCAGCATGGCGGGTCGCACCTTTGCCTGGTGCTGA